Proteins co-encoded in one Amia ocellicauda isolate fAmiCal2 chromosome 11, fAmiCal2.hap1, whole genome shotgun sequence genomic window:
- the LOC136763369 gene encoding zona pellucida sperm-binding protein 3, whose product MNLISCAYIVLGIAYYPVVVAPLSRFYSLESDSSEAADAAGGLIRTMHRGSGPAAQIPQSRSRALRFHIPPYGIPLVNPPNLSAIKPVIEGSDDPKADLPAAIRRLMIPHIPQTTPPPADVLPDVSVNCTEADMIVRVKRAFYGFGAKPEQLRLGSHCKSNGVDQDSGDLLFTYSLLKCDSIRSMPPGYLLYKAILHYVPKQSRSPIRRSHLVNVDIECRYKRYHHVYQLAVHPTWKTPSSKVLTSRAGFEIKTMNAAWTAVSASDVYNLGQAVNFQLVATRLGPLEKVYVESCVATLTEDPTSKPSYTIIENFGCMVDTKTEGSNSQYVSPRTDDTINFSVDAFQFTENPSSKIIIHCKLFVTKGGPSSVAKACTYNRNTEIWKNLAPDDDALCTCCETTCAGPRSRSISEGFQSSAPLVVTGQKSQSEPDEGSLSLETESLPTWDTEDAIWFKAKGVQADLPSGNFTATPVNELVAWDEEGKEGDMRDSSLEEDVSQQEEEDKWEEFQGDEQLDSGSEEYGDIDQLLSPEYDGRIVENGSAAQMEKIFQARGK is encoded by the exons ATGAATCTAATATCCTGCGCCTACATTGTGCTGGGGATTGCGTATTACCCTGTTGTCGTCGCGCCGTTAAGCAGATTTTATTCCCTGGAAAGCGACTCCTCGGAAGCGGCCGATGCTGCGGGGGGTTTGATCCGTACGATGCACCGCGGCTCAGGCCCCGCGGCCCAGATCCCGCAGAGCCGAAGCCGCGCCCTTCGCTTCCACATTCCCCCGTACGGCATCCCGTTGGTGAACCCTCCCAATCTTTCGGCGATTAAGCCTGTAATTGAGGGTAGCGATGATCCCAAAGCGGACCTACCAGCGGCTATCCGCCGGCTCATGATTCCCCACATCCCGCAAACCACGCCACCTCCAGCAGACGTCCTTCCAGACGTGTCTGTGAATTGCACCGAGGCGGACATGATCGTGCGGGTCAAAAGGGCCTTCTACGGTTTCGGCGCCAAGCCCGAGCAGCTGAGGCTCGGCTCCCACTGCAAGAGCAACGGCGTGGATCAGGACTCGGGCGACCTGCTCTTCACCTACTCTCTCCTTAAGTGTGATAGCATACGCTCG ATGCCCCCTGGATATCTACTTTACAAAGCCATCCTGCATTACGTGCCCAAACAGAGTCGCAGTCCAATTCGGAGATCTCATCTGGTCAACGTCGACATCGAATGCCGTTATAAAAG ATACCATCATGTGTATCAGCTTGCTGTACACCCTACCTGGAAGACTCCTTCTTCCAAAGTACTGACAAGTCGAGCtggatttgaaattaaaactaTGAATG CTGCCTGGACTGCCGTATCTGCATCGGATGTGTACAACCTGGGCCAAGCGGTAAACTTCCAGTTGGTTGCCACTCGTTTGGGTCCTCTGGAAAAGGTCTATGTGGAATCCTGTGTTGCTACATTGACTGAAGACCCCACCTCTAAACCTAGCTACACTATAATTGAAAACTTTGG GTGCATGGTAGACACCAAAACTGAAGGCAGCAACTCCCAGTACGTCTCGCCCAGAACAGATGATACCATCAACTTTTCTGTTGATGCTTTCCAATTTACTGAGAATCCATCTTCTAAG ATCATCATTCACTGCAAACTGTTTGTTACAAAAGGAGGTCCCAGCTCTGTTGCCAAGGCCTGCACCTATAACCGGAAcacagaaat ATGGAAGAATCTTGCACCTGATGATGATGCTCTATGTACTTGTTGTGAAACCACATGTGCAGGTCCAAGATCCAGATCAATTTCTGAAG GCTTTCAGAGCAGTGCTCCACTAGTAGTTACTGGCCAAAAATCCCAAAGCGAGCCTGACGAGGGCAGCCTTTCTTTGGAAACTGAATCCCTGCCCACCTGGGACACTGAGGATGCCATTTGGTTTAAAGCAAAAGGCGTGCAAGCGGACCTGCCTTCTGGAAACTTCACTGCGACTCCTGTGAACGAGTTGGTGGCGTGGGATGAGGAAGGGAAGGAAGGGGACATGAGGGATTCTTCTCTGGAAGAGGATGTGTCCCAGCAAGAGGAAGAGGACAAGTGGGAGGAATTCCAGGGGGATGAACAACTGGACTCTGGCTCTGAAGAATATGGGGATATTGATCAGTTACTCAGTCCTGAATATGATGGTAGGATTGTAGAAAATGGTTCAGCAGCCCAAATGGAAAAAATCTTTCAAGCCAGGGGCAAGTAA
- the LOC136763370 gene encoding CD276 antigen homolog isoform X2, producing MNKKSMVTLMWYVSLLLIKSSFSAEFEVRVPSTPQVAVYGRYVVLDCSFTVDGSLNLMKIVVTWQRGNEVVHSFYYGNDQLDRQSPRYTNRTSLYLSQLEKGNASLKLEGVRPEDAGDYTCSISTLLGSQKRTFPLMFAAFYSEPHLEIKVSPQDVEFSLASQGYPDCTVQWRNGKGEDISMHALTRNQQNADGLYSVSSSLAIKRRTNSTITFVLKNEALNQEITRELSLIPDEDLPIEDLRCRWMLFIPVLFFIVVILGLFSVVYRKMSKCFFKQADTAVQRCETCFLKT from the exons ATGAACAAAAAGTCCATGGTTACTTTGATGTGGTATGTTTCTCTACTGCTCATCAAATCATCCTTTTCAG CTGAGTTTGAAGTGAGAGTTCCCAGTACCCCCCAGGTTGCTGTCTATGGACGCTATGTGGTGCTGGACTGCAGCTTCACTGTGGATGGAAGTTTGAATCTGATGAAGATTGTGGTCACGTGGCAGAGAGGAAATGAGGTCGTCCACAGCTTCTACTATGGGAATGACCAGCTGGACAGGCAGAGCCCACGCTACACCAACAGGACCAGCCTCTACCTCTCCCAGCTGGAGAAGGGAAATGCCTCCCTCAAACTGGAGGGCGTGAGACCAGAGGATGCAGGAGATTACACCTGTTCCATCAGCACCTTGCTGGGAAGCCAGAAAAGAACATTTCCCCTAATGTTTGCAG CTTTCTACAGTGAACCTCATCTGGAAATCAAGGTGTCCCCTCAGGATGTGGAATTCTCCCTGGCATCGCAAGGTTACCCAGACTGCACTGTGCAGTGGCGGAATGGAAAGGGAGAGGACATATCCATGCATGCACTGACACGCAACCAGCAGAATGCAGACGGACTGTACAGTGTGTCCAGCTCCCTGGCCATTAAGAGAAGGACAAACTCCACAATCACCTTTGTCCTGAAGAATGAAGCTTTAAACCAGGAAATCACAAGGGAGCTCAGTCTCATTCCAG ATGAAGACCTTCCAATTGAGGACCTGAGATGCAGATGGATGCTCTTCATTCCTGTACTTTTCTTTATTGTGGTCATCCTTGGCCTGTTCTCAGTGGTATACAGGAAAATGTCAAAGTGCTTTTTCAAGCAAGCTGATACAGCAGTACAACGATGTGAGACATGTTTTCTAAAGACGTGa
- the LOC136763370 gene encoding CD276 antigen isoform X1 has translation MNKKSMVTLMWYVSLLLIKSSFSAEFEVRVPSTPQVAVYGRYVVLDCSFTVDGSLNLMKIVVTWQRGNEVVHSFYYGNDQLDRQSPRYTNRTSLYLSQLEKGNASLKLEGVRPEDAGDYTCSISTLLGSQKRTFPLMFAAFYSEPHLEIKVSPQDVEFSLASQGYPDCTVQWRNGKGEDISMHALTRNQQNADGLYSVSSSLAIKRRTNSTITFVLKNEALNQEITRELSLIPEDEDLPIEDLRCRWMLFIPVLFFIVVILGLFSVVYRKMSKCFFKQADTAVQRCETCFLKT, from the exons ATGAACAAAAAGTCCATGGTTACTTTGATGTGGTATGTTTCTCTACTGCTCATCAAATCATCCTTTTCAG CTGAGTTTGAAGTGAGAGTTCCCAGTACCCCCCAGGTTGCTGTCTATGGACGCTATGTGGTGCTGGACTGCAGCTTCACTGTGGATGGAAGTTTGAATCTGATGAAGATTGTGGTCACGTGGCAGAGAGGAAATGAGGTCGTCCACAGCTTCTACTATGGGAATGACCAGCTGGACAGGCAGAGCCCACGCTACACCAACAGGACCAGCCTCTACCTCTCCCAGCTGGAGAAGGGAAATGCCTCCCTCAAACTGGAGGGCGTGAGACCAGAGGATGCAGGAGATTACACCTGTTCCATCAGCACCTTGCTGGGAAGCCAGAAAAGAACATTTCCCCTAATGTTTGCAG CTTTCTACAGTGAACCTCATCTGGAAATCAAGGTGTCCCCTCAGGATGTGGAATTCTCCCTGGCATCGCAAGGTTACCCAGACTGCACTGTGCAGTGGCGGAATGGAAAGGGAGAGGACATATCCATGCATGCACTGACACGCAACCAGCAGAATGCAGACGGACTGTACAGTGTGTCCAGCTCCCTGGCCATTAAGAGAAGGACAAACTCCACAATCACCTTTGTCCTGAAGAATGAAGCTTTAAACCAGGAAATCACAAGGGAGCTCAGTCTCATTCCAG AAGATGAAGACCTTCCAATTGAGGACCTGAGATGCAGATGGATGCTCTTCATTCCTGTACTTTTCTTTATTGTGGTCATCCTTGGCCTGTTCTCAGTGGTATACAGGAAAATGTCAAAGTGCTTTTTCAAGCAAGCTGATACAGCAGTACAACGATGTGAGACATGTTTTCTAAAGACGTGa